The window AAACTAGAACCCGAAaccatttatttataataaaaaaaaagagagaacaaTGCGATCTTGCCCAACATTAACTGCATATGGTCGCCACTATTGTGCGCCGCCACGTAGACTCGTCTCCTTAACCTTCACCTCTATCCACCGCCACAATTCTGCTCCGTTTCTCAATTTCAGTCTCTTCACCGCCTTTCGTTCTCCCTTCTCCCGCATGGAGGTTCGCTAAATTCCTCATTTCTCTCTCGCCATGAATCTCTGCTTCAGTTTTCTCTTACTAATTTTCTCTTTCGCTGAGATATACTCCTCTGGTTTTTCTGATTCGATTTGTTTGGAGGAGACTCTGAAACTTGATTCAGTTTGTCTAGAGGTATTACTTAGGTCTTAATTTGATAGTTTGCAAAGTGTTTATTGCTTTTCTTATGGATGTTAGCAGTTCCAGACCGGAACTGGTTCGACCGGTAATAAAGCAATGGTGGAAAATCTGAAGCGGTTCGGCGTGATATCATCTAAAAAAGTAGCTGAAGTGATGGAGGCTTTAGATAGAGGTCTCTTTGTACCAGTTGGATCTTCAGCTTATGCTGATACGCCCTTGCCTATAGGTTACAACGCCACCATATCCGCTCCACATATGCACGCCACGTGTTTGCAGCTCTTGGAGGATAAGCTTCAGCCTGGGATGCGCGCTTTGGATGTTGGCTCAGGTTCTTTTAAGTTttcttgagattttttttttttttttttttttttttttttttaagttttcttgAGATTTCAGCTTCCTTCATGGTTTTGATCGTGTCTTTTTGTAGGAACTGGTTACTTGACTGGCTGCTTTGCTCTGATGGTTGGAGCTGAAGGACGCGTTGTTGGCGTGGATCATATCCCTCAGCTGGTCGATATGTCTATCAAGAACGTCGAAAAGAGTGTTGCTGGTTCTTTGCTTCAGAAGGGATCTCTCTCCTTACATGTTGGTGGTATGTAAAACGTTGCATGTATTGTTTCAGCCTCGTGGAAACGTGTGCTGAAAAACTAGAGATTTCTCTCTTATGACAGATGGAAGGAAAGGTTGGGGAGAGTTTGCGCCGTACGATGCAATTCACGTAGGAGCAGCGGCATCAGAGATCCCTCAGGCGCTTTTGGACCAGCTGAAACCTGGAGGAAGAATGGTGATTCCAGTAGGAACATACTTTCAAGAGCTTAAGGTGATTGATAAAAGCGAGGATGGTTCCATCAAGGCACGTACTGAAACTTCAGTTAGGTATGTGCCTCTTACCAGCCGCGTTGAACAGACAGGAGGGTTTTGAAGAAACCAAGCAAGAACACTGCTTCCAACGTCTTAGTGTGCATATAGAGGTTGTGTATGTTCTGTAATATATTTTGATGGGTAACAAATAACAATATGTTTATGAACCAACAAAATAAATGAGAATAGTGTTCAAGAAATATAACATAGTAGTGAGTACCACTTATATTCAGATATAGGTGAAGTCCAAACATCTGAATTTAACCAACTCAAATGGATAAGGTACGATGATATTACAGCAAATCAGAAGTTTCCTttgatttcaaaaaataaactgAGATGAAAATAAGGAACGAATGTAAGCATATTATTGATGTGGccgaatttttttttggtcagtACACTATACATTTGATTTTGTGAAATTatgactaattttttttctctgaaaATTCATTAATAGTAGAAATTGTGATGAAGTATCTGCATCAAATTGTCACCCAAAACAAAACGGTGGCGCGGCGTGTTTGGACATTGCTCGAGAATTTTGATTATCTGTTAGGACTTACAGTGCGTAAAGACATACCTGCAGTGTTGAGTCGATTGTTCCCCTGGGTTCTTAAGATAATatggaaaaacaaaaatactttcGCTTTTGAAGAGAAGGTATTTGATGTTAGTGATACGGTGAATAAAATGCATGAGGAAGCTAGGCAATGGTTTGAAGTGAACTCTAAGGAGACGGGGGAGCAGAACGGTGTTGGCGGTAGAGCCCATAGGGATGGTAACTGGAGAGCTCCCTCTCTAAGTGGTTTTAAATGCAAATTTGGTATCGTTTGGTACAAAGGGAAAAATATGGTGGGTGCGGGGTGGATTGTAATAGATTATAGAGGTGATGTCATGCTCCATAGTCGTCGAGCTTTTAGTGGAATCAATTCTTTGTCCGAAGCTAAACATATCGGTCTGCTTTGGGCCCTGGAAAGTATATGCTCACATAGGCTCGAGAATGTGTGTGTGTGGAAGTTGAAGCTCCTGAGTTGGTGGGTGTTGTGGACAGACCAGGTGCTTGGCCTTCTTTCCGTGCGTATGGGTGTGAACTTAGATGTGCTTTGGACAAACTACAGGAAAGGgagttaaaatattttgatgggtAAGAGAGTCAGTAAAATAAGAGCCGGGCCTGGCAAGAAACAGTCAGTAAAATAAGAGAGAAGCATCGAAGTGTCAAAATCGACGCTTTGGTTATTCCTCGTCTGCATTCATTTGAGCCGTGTCAACCGTTAAATCAATTTAGCATTGACATTTCACATACCCAATAATAGTTTCAAAAGTGATTCATTTTATATACCTTTTAAAAGTATATGAAATTGAATAGATTATTTGATTTGTGATTTTGATGAACTTTTACAATGCCGAAAATGAAAGAAAATGGTGACAAAGAATACCAAAATTTATTGACATGAGTCAgcattagtttatttttgttattgataatatattataaattattttattttaatttaaaattaagttaataataattatttaattagctTTTATATTTAGCCAAAGTCCTAATTTGgcataaaaatagtttaatattttgtttttatgttaaaGGACAATTGaagttaaaagaaaattaaaatatttcataaataaaacatgttttttttattttatattttgaaattactAATTAGTTTTTTCTAAGTAATTTTcctttagtaatattatattaatatatatagttatatattgAAACTTATCATTTATTAACTTGCGGTTCAACCACAGTTGATCCAAGAACCCAATAACTCAATGATCCAAAACTAATCCGGTcaggtttaaaaacattgatcTTACATATTCTGCAATGTAACAAACTTTTAATCTGATAACATTAAAAGTGAACAGTGGATATTTTGTAAGCTCTGATACTTAAATGTTAGTAGTTCATGGCGCTTTGAGACATTTTTATGGTTACAAATTCAAATCGTTGCTCATGAATGTTATTTAACTGTATTCTCATATGATCTggatttttttatgattttgtcattctttttaattattctcaAAAAGAAATCAGAAAGAAAGGAATTAACGGTTACATTTTAAGGAAACCTTTTTCTTGCGTTCGTTTTTGTTGTTGCTTGCGTGTTTGCTGTGTGTGTGGTGTGGTGTGTCCATCGTCCCCGTTTAccttttttgtttacttttctCTCAGTTTCAGATTTTGCGTTGTTTGTTCCCATCATCAGTTAAAGCACATTTTCCATCTATTTTTTCTACAATTCTTCATCAATTTAACATTTTCTCTTTTGTCTTTCGACATCAGTTATTATTATGCTAATCAGTCAACACGGTACGTTAGCAGAAAAAGAAATCGTACTTGGGTTCCGAGCgttgttaaaacttaaaactaaGCGTAATATTAAACCAGtccatataattaaatattttgttctcttttaacataaaaaatatttcgacataaataacatatatgtataattaGGTACACACAGTTTTTCCTCATTGCCATTTTAGATACATAGTTTGTGTAACCAAATAAACAGTCACATAAATAATCATAATTAGGTGAATTAATCAATAATAGAGTTCCTCTTGAAGATAATTAGTTGCGTACAagttttgttttatcaaaattcGTGGTTCCTATTCAGTTTACACTGGTAGTTAAGTCATCTCATCACCAAAATCATCAATTATTGTTACCAAAGATTAAGAGAAAAAATGAATGAGGTTGCTTGCACAATATCACGCGGCATCAACTGATCAACATCAATttctattatatagtttttatctttatatttcCATTAATTAATGTATCGTCTGTCACAAGTCACAAACGTATTTGTTGCATCCTACACGTAATCCTCAACCTCTTttggtattattattatttttttcattacatCTCGTTGTCACAGTATTCTCACTCCAACATATATTCCCTATATATACAGTTATCTTGATACCTTACCATCTACAAACTCATTCTCAATCAcaaaaaaacaaagtaaaaaCATCATATAAGAAGAAATATGAAGCGCTTCATTGTCCTTTTCCTTTGCTTGCTTATGGTTCTTGAAACAACAAAAGGTTTAGATATCCATGACAAAGATGTGGAATCAGAGGATAGCTTGTGGGAGCTGTACGAGCGGTGGAGGAGCCACCACACGATAGCTAGGAGCTTTGAAGAGAAGGCAAAGAGGTTTAATGTGTTCAAGCACAACGTGAGGCACATTCACGAGACCAACAAGAAGGAAAAACCTTACAAGCTCAAGCTCAATAAATTTGGTGACATGACAACGGAGGAATTTAGAAGATCATACGCTGGTTCGAACATCAAACATCATAGGATGCTTAAAGGTGAAAGACGAGCAACAGGAAAATTCATGTATGCAAATGTTAATGCTCTCCCGACCTCGGTTGATTGGAGAAAGAATGGAGCTGTTACTCCTGTCAAAAACCAAGGCCAATGCGGTGAGCTATCTTTTTCTTGAAAATTACATCTTCACAAAATAAGTCAAATTAAATGAAATGTTTTGGTAGGGAACTCACTGATTACAAAGCTGCTTGAATATGTATATTACATCGGCCAAAAGCCCATTTACGGAATAAATGACAAAAAGAAATATGTAAATGAGAACCAAAATAAGACTTAAGTTTTTGGTTAATTACTACAGGAAGCTGTTGGGCGTTTTCAACAGTTGTGGCAGTGGAAGGGATCAACCAAATAAGAACCAATGAGCTGACATCACTATCAGAGCAAGAGCTAGTGGACTGTGATACGAATGAGAACCAAGGGTGTAGTGGAGGTCTGATGGACCTTGCTTTTGAGTTCATCAAGGAGAAAGGAGGGCTAACGAGCGAGATTGTGTACCCTTACCAAGCTTCTGATGAAACATGTGACAAAAACAAGGTTTGTTACATAGTACACGTCAAGAAAGCTAAAATGGTGATGAAATACAACAAATAACATCACTGTTACAATATCGCAGGAAAATGCGCCGGTGGTTTCAATCGATGGACATGAAGATGTTCCTGAGAACAGTGAGGATGATCTAATGAAAGCTGTTGCTCATCAGCCTGTCTCTGTTGCAATTGATGCTGGAAGTTCAGACTTCCAGTTCTACTCCGAGGTAAGAATAATATCACCCTAATCTAAGTTCAAAAACATACTACCTCCGTCTGATTACAATTTGTcgttttagattaaaaaaagttgcacttgttaaaaaaaatcattaaatatcCATTAATTAAGACAGTTACAGTTTTTCTTACTATTATTCAGTGAACTGAAATAATGGTAAAGTGGAACTCTGTTTCAAAATATGCACATATTGATGAAACAAAATAAGCCCTAGAaggatatttttaataaacattGTATTAGAGATTTCTGAGGCATGCATGGTGGTCGTAGGGAGTGTTTACGGGGCGATGTGGAACAGAGCTAAACCATGGAGTTGCAGCAGTAGGTTATGGAACAACGATAGATAGAACAAAGTATTGGATCGTTAAAAACTCTTGGGGAGAGGAATGGGGAGAGAAAGGATACATAAGGATGCAAAGAGGAATCCGTCATAAGGAAGGTCTATGTGGTATTGCTATGGAAGCTTCTTATCCTGTCAAGAACTCCAACACAAATCCTTCTGGACCTACCTCCACTACGCTTAAGGATGAACTCTAAAgctctttatatatattatttacaagaaaataataagtttGATTATCATTTGTTTATGATGCCTTATATTTCTTTATAATAGTGTGACGTTTCTCAGTATATAAACGGAGTCTTCTGAATTATTGCTGAATCCGTTTCCAAAAccaaaagaacaaagaaagtgTTTTGGTAAATTGTGTAACTCGTTGATAATTGAATTTAGTTTCGATAAAGTAAAACAGACCCATTAGTTTAGTAGTTTGagtaaaaatatgaattttgaaTCCCGAAAAAATAAGTTTAATTATAATACAGAATCATAATTATCTAAcgttaacaaaaataaacaaaatttcgCAACTATTTCTCATTTTTCCACAAATTGGGTTATGctaaattcaaaagaaaaaaaaaactgatcaaAGATAGATGCATCCCACCAAAAAGTAGACGTTTAGAAGAGTGGGTACATGAAACTCTATATTAGTACGGAATGATCATTGGATCCCAGCTCTTCACCCGAGGTCATCACTACCAAAACATTATAATCAGTTTAAAAACCATTTACTCATTGTGAAAAATCTTATTAATCTGGCGGATCATACTTGGAATATAGATTTTCTTAGGCATATATTTACCTAAATGATGTGAAAATTATCTAAAGTATGAAAGTTAGTCACACATCAAAATTAGAtatagatataatatatatatatatatatatatatatacaatgctTGTGGTGAAATCACGTTACAGAATATGAAACTTATATATGGATCTCTCAACCAGGCCCTGAGTTTTATGGATCAAATACTAAACCACTTTTAGTGTGATATATGATGTGGTATATGTGGAGTGGAAGAGGAATCAATAGACAAAGTCTTATTTGTATGCCCAAACATAGGCTATGTCAAAGACTCCTTTCAATCTAGGGTGTTTCCAATGTCTATTATCGATTATCAAGATCTCCAAATGATTATGATTTCAACTATATTCCATGTTTTTGTGGTATATTTGAAAACAAATCGAAACTGCAAGAATCATAAGAAAAAATGGAAAGCCACAAGAGATTTTTCATGTAACAGAAATAGAGGATACACTGTAGGATAAGGTACATATCAACGATTTGAAAAATccaatgttacaatatcttttgCAAACGGTTCAACATGAGAGAAATGTGTGATGGTGTTATATAGATGGATCATGAATCAAATAAGATAAGTTTTCAAGACAAGGATGGTTTTCCAAAACATGGGTTCTATATAACAAGATAATAGGACAATGAATATCTGACGAAATCTATCTATTTTACATGCAGAATgtgaaattttgatttaaacaATGGAGTGCACAAAGACTCTTCAGTTCTTGGAGGTAGTGTTCACAACAAAATGTTCTCAACCGATGAAGATAGTGTCTACATCGATGGAATGATCAGCTTTCACGTTTGATATGAAGGAACAACGATGTAAATAGTTATTCTCTCACTTTAAAATCCAACATATTCCAAAAATGATTTGCTCAAATTAACTTTTAAggtactctctcaaataagaggttcattGTAATACTTAAGGATTGAGTCCACATGGAGCGTGGACACACAATAGACTAGAGATATTAAGATTAAGCTaggtaaaataataaaaatcaataataaacaaaacagtaAATAAAGATAGTTTGTAAACGGATGGGATTAGGTTGTTAAACTTAGGGTTTCATTAGTTCAGGTAATTGACAAGCTCTCACTAAGCCTAACTATCAATGATCAGGTTCCTAGTTAATTACTATAGAAACAAGCAGTAAGAACTATCCTATTGAAGGATACAATAATTCACCCTTGCAATTCTATAAATCACAAGTTCATTCAAAGCCCTAAAAATTTCCTAAACTTAACAGGTgatctactcagacatgatagataaatacataatcataaaaataatataattcatataaaTCAAtagaaaaccaatggagttccaatcaatcTCTGAATGAGAAATAATCTTCTCTCCAAACCGTAGAGAagtataaaaatagaataaagctTAGGTagtgtagccgtcaacaatgacttagaaaacaatataaattagGTATCAAGTCGTCC of the Brassica rapa cultivar Chiifu-401-42 chromosome A03, CAAS_Brap_v3.01, whole genome shotgun sequence genome contains:
- the LOC103858438 gene encoding protein-L-isoaspartate O-methyltransferase 2 isoform X1 — protein: MRSCPTLTAYGRHYCAPPRRLVSLTFTSIHRHNSAPFLNFSLFTAFRSPFSRMEQFQTGTGSTGNKAMVENLKRFGVISSKKVAEVMEALDRGLFVPVGSSAYADTPLPIGYNATISAPHMHATCLQLLEDKLQPGMRALDVGSGTGYLTGCFALMVGAEGRVVGVDHIPQLVDMSIKNVEKSVAGSLLQKGSLSLHVGDGRKGWGEFAPYDAIHVGAAASEIPQALLDQLKPGGRMVIPVGTYFQELKVIDKSEDGSIKARTETSVRYVPLTSRVEQTGGF
- the LOC103858438 gene encoding protein-L-isoaspartate O-methyltransferase 2 isoform X2; protein product: MRSCPTLTAYGRHYCAPPRRLVSLTFTSIHRHNSAPFLNFSLFTAFRSPFSRMEFQTGTGSTGNKAMVENLKRFGVISSKKVAEVMEALDRGLFVPVGSSAYADTPLPIGYNATISAPHMHATCLQLLEDKLQPGMRALDVGSGTGYLTGCFALMVGAEGRVVGVDHIPQLVDMSIKNVEKSVAGSLLQKGSLSLHVGDGRKGWGEFAPYDAIHVGAAASEIPQALLDQLKPGGRMVIPVGTYFQELKVIDKSEDGSIKARTETSVRYVPLTSRVEQTGGF
- the LOC103858438 gene encoding protein-L-isoaspartate O-methyltransferase 2 isoform X3, coding for MRSCPTLTAYGRHYCAPPRRLVSLTFTSIHRHNSAPFLNFSLFTAFRSPFSRMETGTGSTGNKAMVENLKRFGVISSKKVAEVMEALDRGLFVPVGSSAYADTPLPIGYNATISAPHMHATCLQLLEDKLQPGMRALDVGSGTGYLTGCFALMVGAEGRVVGVDHIPQLVDMSIKNVEKSVAGSLLQKGSLSLHVGDGRKGWGEFAPYDAIHVGAAASEIPQALLDQLKPGGRMVIPVGTYFQELKVIDKSEDGSIKARTETSVRYVPLTSRVEQTGGF
- the LOC103858438 gene encoding protein-L-isoaspartate O-methyltransferase 2 isoform X5, producing the protein MNLCFSFLLLIFSFAEIYSSGFSDSICLEETLKLDSVCLETGTGSTGNKAMVENLKRFGVISSKKVAEVMEALDRGLFVPVGSSAYADTPLPIGYNATISAPHMHATCLQLLEDKLQPGMRALDVGSGTGYLTGCFALMVGAEGRVVGVDHIPQLVDMSIKNVEKSVAGSLLQKGSLSLHVGDGRKGWGEFAPYDAIHVGAAASEIPQALLDQLKPGGRMVIPVGTYFQELKVIDKSEDGSIKARTETSVRYVPLTSRVEQTGGF
- the LOC103858438 gene encoding protein-L-isoaspartate O-methyltransferase 2 isoform X4, coding for MNLCFSFLLLIFSFAEIYSSGFSDSICLEETLKLDSVCLEFQTGTGSTGNKAMVENLKRFGVISSKKVAEVMEALDRGLFVPVGSSAYADTPLPIGYNATISAPHMHATCLQLLEDKLQPGMRALDVGSGTGYLTGCFALMVGAEGRVVGVDHIPQLVDMSIKNVEKSVAGSLLQKGSLSLHVGDGRKGWGEFAPYDAIHVGAAASEIPQALLDQLKPGGRMVIPVGTYFQELKVIDKSEDGSIKARTETSVRYVPLTSRVEQTGGF
- the LOC103858440 gene encoding KDEL-tailed cysteine endopeptidase CEP1, which codes for MKRFIVLFLCLLMVLETTKGLDIHDKDVESEDSLWELYERWRSHHTIARSFEEKAKRFNVFKHNVRHIHETNKKEKPYKLKLNKFGDMTTEEFRRSYAGSNIKHHRMLKGERRATGKFMYANVNALPTSVDWRKNGAVTPVKNQGQCGSCWAFSTVVAVEGINQIRTNELTSLSEQELVDCDTNENQGCSGGLMDLAFEFIKEKGGLTSEIVYPYQASDETCDKNKENAPVVSIDGHEDVPENSEDDLMKAVAHQPVSVAIDAGSSDFQFYSEGVFTGRCGTELNHGVAAVGYGTTIDRTKYWIVKNSWGEEWGEKGYIRMQRGIRHKEGLCGIAMEASYPVKNSNTNPSGPTSTTLKDEL